The following proteins are encoded in a genomic region of Bacillus sp. Marseille-Q1617:
- the ytaF gene encoding sporulation membrane protein YtaF yields the protein MTETFSLLLLAFAVSLDSFSTGLTYGLRKVKIPLKSISIISICSASSLLAAMMVGRAIQSFITPVWAGRIGGLILVAIGVAVLYQFFRPQKDFEHHPSEEKTLINFEIKSIGLVIQILRRPLTADFDRSGTITGIEAFMLGIALSLDAFGAGIGAALLDFSPLVLAVAILCMSFIFLSSGLRMGQFFSHIKWVQRVSFLPGVLLILIGILRF from the coding sequence ATGACTGAAACATTCTCCTTGTTACTGCTTGCATTTGCTGTAAGTCTTGATAGCTTTAGCACCGGTTTAACGTACGGATTACGAAAAGTGAAAATTCCTTTAAAATCAATCAGTATCATCTCCATCTGTTCGGCAAGTTCCCTTCTGGCGGCCATGATGGTGGGCAGGGCCATTCAATCATTCATTACCCCGGTTTGGGCCGGCAGAATAGGCGGGCTCATCCTTGTCGCGATTGGAGTAGCTGTCCTGTATCAGTTTTTCAGACCGCAAAAAGATTTTGAACATCACCCTTCGGAAGAGAAAACACTGATCAATTTTGAAATCAAGTCCATCGGATTGGTCATTCAAATTCTGAGAAGGCCATTGACAGCGGACTTTGACCGTTCAGGGACGATTACCGGAATCGAAGCATTCATGCTCGGGATCGCACTCTCACTGGATGCATTCGGAGCTGGAATCGGAGCGGCTCTATTGGATTTCTCCCCTCTTGTATTAGCCGTGGCGATTCTTTGCATGAGCTTTATTTTCTTATCTTCAGGCTTGAGAATGGGGCAGTTCTTTTCCCATATAAAGTGGGTCCAACGGGTCTCTTTCCTGCCGGGTGTTTTATTGATACTTATAGGGATTTTACGTTTTTAA
- the hflC gene encoding protease modulator HflC: protein MSDQNVFDIHSKKKDPVEWKRYKKLGIFLVILLAALLLLFTSLYIVKESEYKVVRQFGEVVRIDKEPGLKVKIPFIQSVTTLPKHQMTYDVTEAEINTKDKKRILIDNFAVWRIEDPLKMIKNARTVVNAETKMEEFIYSVVRSELGRLKYDEIIDDEKSSRGSLNDQITKQVNELLSKDGYGIVVKDVRMKRTDLPEANENSVYTRMISERESKSQEYLSMGDAEKQRITADTDREVKELLAKAGADANVIRAEGESEAAKIYNNSFSKDPGFYDLFKTLETYKKTVDDKTVIILPSDSPYARLLMGYTE from the coding sequence ATGTCTGATCAAAATGTCTTTGATATTCATTCAAAAAAGAAAGATCCGGTTGAATGGAAAAGATATAAGAAGCTGGGCATCTTCCTGGTCATCCTTCTCGCGGCTCTTCTTCTTCTTTTCACCAGTCTGTACATTGTGAAAGAAAGTGAATATAAGGTCGTAAGGCAATTTGGTGAGGTTGTGAGAATCGACAAAGAACCAGGTTTGAAGGTGAAAATCCCGTTCATTCAATCTGTCACCACGCTGCCAAAACATCAAATGACCTACGATGTAACCGAAGCGGAAATCAATACGAAGGACAAAAAGCGGATCTTGATTGATAATTTTGCTGTATGGCGCATAGAAGATCCTTTGAAAATGATCAAGAATGCAAGAACGGTGGTCAATGCTGAAACAAAGATGGAAGAGTTTATATATTCGGTTGTCCGCTCAGAGCTTGGCCGCTTGAAATATGATGAGATCATCGATGATGAAAAGTCCTCGCGGGGAAGCCTGAATGATCAAATCACGAAGCAAGTGAATGAACTGCTCTCAAAGGATGGATATGGAATCGTTGTAAAAGATGTCCGGATGAAGAGGACCGATCTGCCGGAAGCCAATGAAAACTCTGTTTATACCCGTATGATCTCAGAGCGTGAATCAAAATCCCAGGAATATCTATCGATGGGAGACGCAGAGAAACAGAGAATAACAGCCGATACCGACAGGGAAGTGAAAGAGCTCCTTGCCAAAGCTGGTGCCGATGCAAATGTCATCCGGGCCGAGGGAGAATCTGAAGCAGCCAAGATCTACAACAATTCCTTCTCGAAAGACCCGGGTTTCTATGACTTATTTAAAACGTTAGAAACCTATAAGAAGACGGTAGATGATAAGACCGTGATCATTTTACCATCAGATTCACCGTATGCCAGATTGCTGATGGGCTATACGGAATGA
- the polA gene encoding DNA polymerase I, protein MTKKLVLIDGNSIAYRAFFALPLLNNDKGVHTNAVYGFTTMLQKVLEDEKPTHIMVAFDAGKTTFRHKTFKEYKGGRQKTPPELSEQFPYIRELLDAYGIKRYEKENYEADDIIGTLSLQAESDGYEVKIFSGDKDLTQLSTNKTTVCITRKGITDLEIYTPDHIKEKWEISPDQIIDMKGLMGDSSDNIPGVPGVGEKTAIKLLKEFGSVENLLESIDKVSGKKLKEKLEENKESAVMSKELATILREAPIEIKVDELDYAGMDTAKLKEVFKDLGFNSLLEKMGDSPQEEAKDLDAISYETLQKVEEKHLAKESSLYIEMLEDNYHLGTIIGMSLHNDKGTFYFSLDTALDSEDFKKWAESDENIKYVYDSKQTVVSLKRFGIDVKGIEFDLLLTSYILNPSSSGDDFAAIAKAHGLPAVDTDEAVYGKGAKQKVPSEDILSEHLARKAAALYELKSVCTNELEENGQFELITELELPLALILAEMEHTGVKVDKQRLTDMKEELGNRIEELEKKIHELAGESFNINSPKQLGVILFENLGLPVVKKTKTGYSTSADVLEKLQSKHEIIDYILHYRQLGKLQSTYLEGLLKVVHEDSSKIHTRFNQALTQTGRLSSIDPNLQNIPIRLEEGRKIRQAFIPSEKGWVMFAADYSQIELRVLAHIAGDEKLVEAFRNDMDIHTKTAMDVFSVSKDEVTSNMRRHAKAVNFGIVYGISDYGLSQSLDITRKEAGEFIKKYLESFPGVKEYMDDIVQEAKQKGYVTTLLNRRRYLPEITSRNFNLRSFAERTAMNTPIQGSAADIIKKAMIDMAARLKEENLQSRLLLQVHDELIFEAPEDEIATLKKIVPEVMENAMELEVPLKVDYSYGPTWYDAK, encoded by the coding sequence ATGACGAAGAAGTTAGTTTTGATTGACGGAAACAGCATTGCTTACCGGGCATTTTTTGCCCTGCCATTACTGAATAATGATAAAGGTGTACATACAAATGCAGTGTACGGGTTCACAACGATGCTGCAAAAGGTCCTGGAAGATGAAAAGCCCACCCACATTATGGTTGCCTTCGATGCAGGGAAAACCACTTTCAGACATAAGACATTCAAAGAATATAAGGGAGGAAGACAGAAAACTCCCCCTGAGCTGTCAGAGCAATTCCCATATATCAGGGAACTCCTTGATGCTTACGGCATCAAACGCTACGAAAAGGAAAATTATGAGGCTGATGACATCATCGGGACGCTTTCCCTTCAAGCTGAATCAGACGGCTATGAAGTAAAGATCTTCTCAGGTGATAAAGACCTCACGCAGCTCAGTACGAATAAGACGACGGTATGCATCACGAGAAAAGGAATCACCGACCTTGAAATCTATACTCCTGACCATATCAAGGAAAAGTGGGAGATTTCACCGGATCAGATCATTGATATGAAAGGATTGATGGGGGACAGCTCCGATAATATTCCCGGCGTTCCCGGCGTCGGTGAAAAAACAGCGATCAAACTCCTGAAGGAATTCGGTTCGGTTGAAAACCTGCTTGAATCCATCGACAAGGTAAGCGGGAAAAAGTTGAAAGAAAAGCTCGAGGAAAATAAAGAATCAGCCGTCATGAGCAAGGAACTGGCCACCATTCTCAGGGAAGCACCTATTGAAATCAAAGTGGACGAGCTCGACTATGCCGGCATGGATACAGCCAAGCTGAAAGAAGTGTTCAAAGACTTAGGGTTCAATTCACTGCTTGAAAAAATGGGGGATTCACCTCAGGAAGAAGCAAAGGATCTGGATGCGATTTCCTATGAAACACTTCAGAAAGTGGAAGAAAAACACCTGGCAAAAGAAAGTTCATTATATATCGAGATGCTCGAGGACAATTACCATCTCGGTACCATCATTGGAATGAGTCTTCATAACGATAAAGGTACTTTCTACTTTTCACTGGATACAGCACTTGATTCGGAAGACTTTAAAAAATGGGCGGAAAGCGATGAGAATATCAAATATGTGTACGATTCGAAACAGACTGTCGTTTCTTTAAAAAGATTCGGGATTGACGTGAAAGGAATCGAATTCGATTTATTATTGACCTCCTATATCCTGAATCCATCCTCTTCAGGCGACGATTTTGCAGCAATCGCGAAAGCACACGGACTTCCAGCAGTGGATACTGATGAAGCAGTATACGGTAAAGGGGCTAAACAAAAAGTGCCTTCAGAAGATATCCTTTCCGAGCACCTGGCAAGAAAAGCGGCTGCCCTTTACGAACTGAAATCCGTATGTACAAATGAGCTCGAGGAAAATGGACAATTCGAACTGATTACGGAACTTGAGCTTCCTTTGGCTCTGATCCTTGCTGAAATGGAGCATACAGGAGTAAAAGTGGACAAACAGCGCTTAACCGATATGAAAGAAGAACTTGGAAACCGGATTGAAGAGCTGGAGAAGAAGATTCATGAGTTGGCCGGTGAAAGTTTTAATATCAACTCACCGAAGCAACTTGGCGTCATCCTCTTTGAGAATCTGGGACTGCCAGTAGTCAAGAAAACGAAGACAGGATATTCAACATCCGCGGATGTACTTGAAAAGCTCCAATCAAAGCATGAAATCATTGACTATATTCTTCACTACCGTCAATTAGGAAAGCTTCAATCCACATACCTTGAAGGGCTCTTGAAGGTAGTGCATGAAGACTCAAGCAAGATTCATACACGTTTCAATCAGGCATTGACACAAACAGGGAGACTAAGTTCGATCGATCCGAACCTTCAAAATATCCCGATCAGGCTTGAGGAAGGAAGGAAGATCCGTCAGGCCTTCATCCCATCCGAAAAAGGCTGGGTGATGTTCGCGGCAGACTATTCTCAAATCGAGCTCAGGGTGCTTGCTCATATCGCAGGAGATGAGAAACTCGTCGAAGCGTTCCGGAATGACATGGATATCCATACGAAAACAGCGATGGATGTGTTCAGTGTTTCAAAGGATGAAGTGACATCCAATATGAGGCGTCATGCGAAAGCGGTCAATTTCGGCATTGTATATGGTATCAGTGACTACGGACTTTCACAGAGTCTTGACATCACACGTAAGGAAGCCGGAGAATTCATCAAGAAATATTTAGAAAGTTTCCCTGGAGTAAAAGAGTATATGGATGATATTGTTCAGGAGGCAAAGCAGAAGGGGTATGTTACGACTCTGCTGAACCGCCGCCGCTATCTGCCTGAAATCACGAGCAGAAACTTTAATCTGCGAAGTTTTGCAGAGCGGACAGCCATGAATACACCGATTCAGGGCAGCGCAGCTGACATCATCAAAAAGGCGATGATTGATATGGCAGCCCGTCTGAAGGAAGAAAACCTTCAATCACGTCTTTTATTGCAAGTGCATGATGAACTGATTTTTGAAGCTCCGGAAGATGAAATTGCAACATTGAAAAAAATTGTACCGGAAGTGATGGAAAATGCGATGGAACTCGAGGTCCCTCTCAAAGTCGATTATTCGTATGGCCCTACCTGGTACGATGCCAAATAA
- the coaE gene encoding dephospho-CoA kinase (Dephospho-CoA kinase (CoaE) performs the final step in coenzyme A biosynthesis.), translated as MAIIIGLTGGIASGKSTVSSMLKENGYTVIDADLAARKVVEVGQPAYLAIIEEFGKSILHKEDETIDRATLGDIVFHNEEMRRKLNGIVHPAVRGMMLSEKDQAIESGKHTIIMDIPLLYESDLTWMVDRTIVVYVNEETQLSRLMKRNQFTEQEASSRIASQFPLKDKVGLADAVIDNNGTIEETERQLEKVINDWDLRP; from the coding sequence ATGGCAATCATTATAGGTTTAACAGGCGGGATCGCGAGCGGCAAGAGTACCGTATCAAGTATGCTCAAAGAAAACGGGTACACAGTGATCGATGCCGACCTTGCCGCCCGCAAGGTGGTCGAGGTCGGGCAGCCGGCGTACCTCGCGATCATCGAAGAATTCGGGAAAAGCATTCTTCACAAAGAAGACGAAACAATCGACCGTGCAACACTTGGCGATATCGTCTTTCATAATGAAGAAATGAGAAGAAAACTGAATGGAATCGTCCATCCAGCAGTACGCGGCATGATGCTCTCAGAAAAGGATCAGGCCATCGAGTCAGGAAAACATACCATCATCATGGATATTCCACTTCTATATGAAAGTGACCTGACATGGATGGTGGATCGAACGATCGTCGTATATGTAAATGAAGAAACCCAATTATCGAGGCTGATGAAACGAAACCAATTCACCGAACAAGAAGCATCATCCCGAATCGCTTCCCAATTCCCGCTCAAAGACAAAGTAGGTCTCGCCGACGCCGTCATAGACAACAACGGAACAATAGAAGAAACCGAAAGGCAGCTCGAGAAGGTTATAAATGATTGGGATTTGAGACCATAA
- a CDS encoding response regulator transcription factor, producing the protein MSKKILVVEDEQSIATLLKYNLEQSGYSVITAHDGEEGRDMAVDQLPDLMILDLMLPKMDGIEVCKELRQKKVNIPILMLTAKDDEFDKVLGLELGADDYMTKPFSPREVVARVKAILRRSQTIKDAGDVEEEPADYKEVGELKVYPEQYEAYFQGQLLELTPKEFELLLYLTNNKGRVLTRDQLLSAVWNYDFAGDTRIVDVHISHLREKIESNTKKPVYIKTIRGLGYKLEEPKGR; encoded by the coding sequence ATGAGCAAAAAAATCCTGGTAGTAGAAGATGAACAATCGATCGCCACATTGTTAAAGTACAACTTGGAGCAATCAGGCTATTCGGTCATTACCGCACATGATGGTGAAGAGGGACGAGATATGGCTGTCGATCAGCTCCCAGACTTAATGATCTTGGATCTCATGCTCCCAAAAATGGATGGAATCGAAGTTTGTAAGGAATTAAGACAGAAAAAAGTGAATATTCCCATCCTCATGCTGACAGCAAAAGATGATGAATTTGATAAAGTCCTTGGCTTGGAGCTTGGGGCGGATGATTATATGACAAAGCCATTCAGCCCAAGGGAAGTGGTGGCGAGAGTAAAGGCGATTCTGCGGCGCAGTCAAACGATTAAGGATGCCGGGGACGTCGAAGAAGAACCTGCTGATTATAAAGAAGTAGGAGAATTAAAAGTATATCCTGAGCAATATGAAGCGTATTTCCAGGGTCAATTATTAGAATTGACCCCCAAAGAGTTTGAACTACTCCTTTATTTGACGAATAACAAAGGAAGAGTGCTGACCCGCGATCAGCTTCTTAGTGCCGTCTGGAATTATGATTTCGCAGGTGATACCAGAATCGTCGATGTCCATATCAGCCACTTGCGTGAAAAGATTGAATCCAATACAAAGAAACCCGTATATATTAAAACGATCCGAGGACTCGGTTATAAGCTGGAGGAGCCAAAGGGTCGATGA
- the mutM gene encoding DNA-formamidopyrimidine glycosylase translates to MPELPEVETVRKTLEMLVNGKKIKEVSVFWPKMIKHPEASEEFIHALTGQEILEMRRRGKFLIFDMNEVALVSHLRMEGKYGLYDERDPIEKHTHVIFHFTDGTELRYRDVRKFGTMHLFKKGEELLHRPLLQLGAEPFDKEFTAQYLQQKLKKTERIVKAALLDQSVLVGLGNIYVDEALFRAGIHPDRKAKSLKKKEVTELHRCIIETLKEAVEMGGSTIRSYVNSQGQMGMFQQNLFVYSRKDEECRVCGTPIEKKVSAGRGTHYCPRCQQAK, encoded by the coding sequence ATGCCTGAGCTTCCTGAAGTTGAAACCGTCAGAAAAACATTGGAGATGCTTGTCAACGGAAAAAAGATAAAGGAAGTGTCTGTTTTCTGGCCAAAAATGATCAAACATCCAGAAGCTTCCGAAGAATTCATACATGCTCTCACGGGACAAGAAATACTTGAAATGAGGAGAAGAGGGAAATTTTTGATTTTCGATATGAACGAAGTGGCACTCGTATCCCACCTGAGAATGGAAGGCAAATATGGCCTGTATGATGAGCGTGATCCAATAGAAAAACATACCCATGTCATTTTTCATTTTACCGATGGCACAGAGCTCAGATACCGGGATGTCCGTAAATTCGGAACGATGCATCTTTTTAAAAAAGGAGAAGAACTCCTGCACCGGCCCCTGCTCCAATTGGGGGCTGAACCTTTTGATAAGGAATTTACCGCTCAATACCTCCAGCAGAAACTAAAGAAAACGGAGCGGATTGTAAAAGCTGCCCTGCTGGACCAGTCGGTATTGGTGGGCCTAGGGAATATTTACGTGGATGAGGCATTGTTCCGTGCGGGGATTCATCCCGATCGAAAAGCAAAATCGCTTAAGAAAAAAGAAGTGACTGAGTTACACCGCTGCATCATAGAGACGCTCAAGGAAGCTGTCGAGATGGGCGGCAGCACGATCAGGTCGTATGTGAATTCACAGGGACAAATGGGGATGTTTCAGCAAAACTTGTTTGTATACAGCCGAAAAGACGAGGAATGCAGAGTTTGCGGCACTCCCATTGAAAAGAAAGTGTCAGCGGGCAGAGGGACACACTATTGTCCCCGCTGCCAGCAAGCTAAATAA
- the hflK gene encoding FtsH protease activity modulator HflK, with protein MSLKRIYMITGMVIAALILILVLITSWYTVDESEQALVLTFGEAGEPVVEPGLHFKMPWPMQSVEVLSKETFSLQFGYEEKDGEIKEFPKETKMITGDEYIVLADLVVQWKITDPESYLYNSDDPKEILYDATSASLRSIIGSSLIDDALTSGKAEIEANVRDLLTDLIDKYDIGISILAVKLQDVELPNEEVRSAFTAVTDARETMNTKINEAKKYRNQRTNEAQGEKDAIISRAKGDKIARVEQARGDVAVFDKLYTEYKSNPEITRKRLVLETLENVLPDAEIYIMKDNGDTLKYFPIRQLENQTPVKQEGSEE; from the coding sequence ATGAGTCTGAAACGCATTTATATGATTACCGGAATGGTCATTGCCGCTCTCATATTAATTCTTGTATTAATCACATCCTGGTACACCGTTGATGAATCTGAGCAAGCGCTCGTGTTGACATTCGGTGAAGCGGGCGAACCGGTAGTGGAGCCCGGTCTGCATTTTAAAATGCCCTGGCCGATGCAGTCTGTAGAGGTGCTATCTAAAGAAACATTCAGTCTTCAGTTCGGCTATGAAGAAAAGGATGGGGAAATCAAGGAATTTCCGAAAGAAACGAAAATGATTACGGGTGATGAATATATCGTCCTTGCCGATCTTGTCGTCCAATGGAAGATCACGGATCCCGAAAGTTACCTGTACAACTCGGATGATCCCAAGGAAATCTTGTATGATGCAACTTCGGCTTCTTTAAGAAGTATTATCGGAAGTTCTCTGATTGATGATGCTTTGACTTCCGGTAAAGCAGAAATCGAAGCCAATGTAAGGGATTTATTAACGGACTTAATCGATAAGTATGATATCGGCATCTCCATACTGGCAGTCAAACTGCAGGATGTGGAGCTGCCGAATGAAGAGGTGCGAAGCGCTTTTACCGCTGTTACCGATGCACGGGAAACGATGAATACGAAGATCAATGAAGCCAAAAAGTACCGTAATCAGCGTACAAATGAAGCACAGGGTGAAAAAGACGCCATTATATCAAGAGCGAAAGGTGACAAAATTGCCCGCGTAGAGCAAGCACGCGGTGATGTGGCGGTCTTTGATAAGCTATATACGGAGTACAAAAGCAATCCTGAAATCACCCGGAAACGTTTGGTCCTCGAAACGCTTGAAAACGTCCTGCCTGATGCTGAAATTTATATCATGAAGGATAATGGGGACACACTTAAATATTTCCCTATCAGACAGCTTGAAAATCAAACGCCGGTGAAACAGGAAGGGAGTGAGGAATAA
- the pnpS gene encoding two-component system histidine kinase PnpS: protein MTKFRTKLLFALITLIIFVLIGLGLVLGQIFKNFYLDTFNSRIQKESRLLASSIEENGSLRDINPSMIEELSDILDVRITILNDSGKVIHDTESADSLLDVHQKRMINEIGENWDVKDKNKKLVLSGKEYRYYWYPLRKQDDTINGLLIMSAEVDALEKGTGQIWFVLTVSLGLALILIIILGSRITVRYTRPIESATKVAIELAKGNFRARTYEDRLDETSMLSTSINILARNLQEMVTSQEMQQDRLTTLIENMGSAMLLIDQRGFVVLTNRTFREFFNLKESQLKKVRYHEVIHYQQVNKLVEEIFMTEDRVRRQILLPHRIERKHYEVYGAPIIGQNDEWKGIVVVFHDITELKNLEQMRKDFVANVSHELKTPITSIKGFSETLLDGAMKDEETLKSFLEIILTESDRLQSLIQDLLELSKIEKHGFELSLEKQEVSELVGEVLPILKDRAEKKGITIHTRFESNGEAEIDTYRLKQVFINLISNAIVYTPKGGDVTIAITEDKEKVHVSIKDNGIGISEEELPRIFERFYRVDKARSRNSGGTGLGLAIVKHIIEAHEGKIEVESEVNKGTTFTVCLHKKFPEHSFGENSRK from the coding sequence ATGACGAAGTTCAGAACAAAGCTTCTTTTTGCATTGATTACGCTAATCATTTTCGTCTTGATCGGTCTTGGCCTCGTATTGGGTCAGATTTTCAAGAACTTTTATTTGGACACCTTCAATTCAAGGATTCAAAAGGAATCCAGATTATTGGCAAGCTCAATAGAAGAGAACGGCAGCTTACGTGACATCAACCCTTCCATGATTGAAGAACTCAGCGATATACTGGATGTCCGGATTACCATCCTCAATGATTCCGGCAAAGTCATTCATGATACAGAATCGGCTGATTCACTGCTTGATGTCCATCAGAAGCGGATGATCAATGAAATCGGTGAGAACTGGGATGTAAAAGATAAAAATAAAAAACTTGTGTTATCCGGAAAGGAATACCGGTATTATTGGTATCCTCTCAGAAAACAAGACGATACAATTAACGGGCTTCTGATTATGAGTGCTGAAGTAGATGCATTGGAAAAAGGAACAGGACAGATTTGGTTTGTCCTGACGGTTTCCCTTGGCCTTGCGCTGATCCTCATCATCATACTCGGTTCAAGGATCACGGTGCGCTATACCAGACCCATCGAGTCTGCAACCAAAGTGGCAATTGAACTTGCTAAAGGGAATTTCAGGGCAAGGACCTATGAGGATCGATTGGATGAAACGAGCATGCTGAGTACATCGATTAATATATTGGCGCGTAATTTACAGGAGATGGTGACTTCACAAGAGATGCAGCAGGACCGGCTGACTACTTTGATTGAAAATATGGGAAGTGCAATGCTGCTCATCGATCAGCGCGGCTTTGTCGTTTTGACGAACCGGACATTCAGGGAGTTTTTTAATCTGAAAGAAAGTCAGTTGAAGAAAGTGCGCTATCATGAAGTCATACACTACCAGCAGGTCAATAAGCTCGTTGAAGAAATCTTCATGACGGAAGACCGCGTGAGAAGGCAGATTCTCCTTCCACATCGGATTGAAAGAAAGCATTATGAAGTGTATGGTGCGCCGATCATCGGTCAAAATGATGAATGGAAAGGGATTGTCGTGGTTTTCCATGACATCACCGAGCTGAAGAACCTTGAGCAAATGAGAAAAGATTTCGTAGCCAACGTATCCCATGAGTTGAAGACGCCCATCACTTCAATAAAGGGATTTTCGGAGACGCTGCTTGATGGTGCGATGAAGGACGAGGAGACGTTAAAGTCATTCCTTGAAATCATCCTGACAGAAAGTGATCGCCTCCAATCCCTGATACAAGATTTATTGGAACTATCGAAAATAGAAAAACATGGTTTTGAGCTTTCTTTGGAAAAACAAGAGGTTTCTGAGCTTGTTGGAGAGGTGCTCCCGATTCTGAAAGACAGGGCTGAGAAGAAGGGTATAACCATCCACACCCGGTTTGAATCTAATGGAGAAGCGGAGATTGATACCTATAGGCTGAAGCAGGTATTCATCAATCTGATTTCCAATGCCATTGTTTACACACCGAAGGGCGGGGATGTCACCATTGCCATTACGGAAGATAAAGAAAAGGTGCATGTCAGCATCAAGGACAATGGAATCGGGATCAGCGAAGAAGAACTGCCAAGGATCTTTGAACGTTTCTACCGGGTAGACAAAGCAAGAAGCCGCAACTCAGGAGGGACCGGACTGGGCCTTGCCATTGTTAAACATATAATTGAAGCTCATGAAGGAAAGATTGAAGTGGAGAGTGAAGTGAACAAGGGTACAACATTCACAGTCTGCCTTCATAAAAAATTTCCTGAACACTCCTTTGGTGAAAATAGTAGAAAATAA
- a CDS encoding glyceraldehyde-3-phosphate dehydrogenase encodes MKAKIAINGFGRIGRMVFRKAILEENLEVVAINASYPAATLAHLIKYDTNHGTFDAEVLTEDDAIIVNGKKVQLLSNRDPKALPWNELGIDIVIEATGKFNSKDKASLHLEAGAKKVILTAPGKDEDVTIVMGVNESALNIEEHSIISNASCTTNCLAPVAKVLDEQFGIENGLMTTVHAYTNDQKNIDNPHKDLRRARACGQSIIPTTTGAAKALSLVLPQLQGKLHGMALRVPTPNVSLVDLVVDVKRDVTAEEINEAFITASLGSLQGILEYTTEPLVSIDFNTNPHSAIIDGLSTMVMGDRKVKVLAWYDNEWGYSCRVVDLAKYVASKMDVKTEVNV; translated from the coding sequence ATGAAGGCGAAAATTGCGATTAACGGTTTTGGACGTATTGGAAGAATGGTTTTCAGAAAAGCGATTTTGGAAGAAAACTTAGAGGTTGTAGCGATTAACGCAAGTTACCCGGCTGCAACACTGGCTCATTTGATTAAGTATGACACAAATCATGGCACGTTCGATGCAGAAGTACTGACAGAAGACGATGCCATCATCGTAAATGGAAAGAAAGTTCAACTATTAAGTAATCGTGATCCAAAGGCATTACCGTGGAATGAACTGGGCATCGATATTGTCATCGAAGCAACCGGGAAATTCAATTCCAAGGATAAAGCAAGTCTTCACCTGGAAGCCGGCGCTAAAAAAGTGATCCTTACAGCTCCAGGAAAAGATGAAGATGTTACGATTGTCATGGGAGTAAATGAAAGCGCATTAAATATTGAAGAGCATTCAATCATTTCCAATGCATCGTGTACCACTAACTGCCTGGCTCCGGTAGCAAAGGTACTGGATGAGCAATTTGGAATTGAAAATGGATTGATGACAACCGTTCACGCATATACAAATGATCAGAAAAATATCGATAATCCACATAAAGATCTGCGTAGAGCAAGAGCTTGCGGACAATCAATCATTCCTACTACCACAGGAGCTGCAAAAGCATTATCGCTCGTGCTTCCTCAATTACAAGGAAAGCTGCACGGGATGGCTCTCCGTGTCCCTACTCCGAATGTGTCACTTGTTGACCTTGTAGTGGATGTGAAAAGAGATGTGACAGCAGAAGAAATCAACGAAGCATTTATCACAGCATCACTAGGTTCCCTGCAAGGAATCTTGGAATACACGACTGAACCATTAGTATCCATTGACTTCAATACTAACCCGCACTCTGCCATCATTGACGGATTATCGACGATGGTGATGGGCGACCGCAAAGTGAAGGTTCTTGCATGGTACGACAACGAGTGGGGCTATTCCTGCCGCGTCGTAGACCTCGCTAAATATGTGGCATCAAAAATGGATGTCAAAACTGAAGTGAATGTTTGA
- a CDS encoding MaoC/PaaZ C-terminal domain-containing protein codes for MLLGKKRKLGRKIEEMSIGEKLTLTEKIEDNDLLLYLGLTNDANPLYIQHDYASQTPFKKPIVPSIMLTGIITSAVSKYLPGPGSHIIEQNIDFPKPVYHYATIQFLFEVTEVEPVSHTVTIRVTAVNEEDEKVINGLIKVCPPHKLEKMNSHALENF; via the coding sequence ATGCTATTAGGTAAAAAAAGAAAACTTGGTAGAAAAATTGAGGAAATGTCGATCGGAGAAAAATTAACATTAACAGAAAAAATTGAAGATAATGACCTGCTCCTGTATCTTGGCTTGACGAATGATGCCAATCCTTTATACATCCAGCATGACTATGCTTCACAGACCCCATTTAAAAAACCGATTGTTCCATCCATCATGCTTACAGGGATTATTACATCTGCCGTTTCAAAGTACTTGCCAGGACCTGGTTCACATATCATTGAACAGAACATCGACTTTCCAAAACCCGTTTATCATTATGCAACCATTCAGTTCCTCTTTGAAGTCACAGAAGTAGAACCGGTATCCCATACCGTCACAATCAGAGTGACAGCAGTAAATGAAGAAGATGAGAAAGTCATAAATGGATTAATCAAAGTATGTCCTCCTCACAAGCTTGAAAAAATGAACAGTCATGCACTGGAGAATTTTTAA